One Bacteroidales bacterium genomic window, TTCCGCTCAAACAACTTCCTCTCTTACCTTTCCTTCTGTTAATAGTCCATATAACTTTACTGTTGACAACCCTATGGGTGTAACTTTACATGATAATAGAACAATTAATGGCACTGTTACTGTAAAAACAAGTGCAATACTTGATGCACAAGGTTTTTCGATAGATGGAACAGGAAGTTTTATTTTAGAACCGAATGCTACCATTGTTACTGCTCATCCAAATGGTTTAGATGGAGTTAACGCAACAACTGGGGCTTCAATCTATGATCCTACTGCAAATTATGTGTTTAATGCAGCCTCAACACAGGTAACAGGAACTAAACTTCCCATTACATTGAATAACTTAACAGTTGATAATGGTTCTATATTAACCTTAACAAATAACTATCTTACTGTTAATGGAATTCTTCATGTAAAGATCGGAACTTCTTTTGACGCTAGAGGAGTCTCAATTGATGGTACAGGAAACTTTAATGTTGAAGATTATTCAACTTTTATAACGGCTCACCCAAACGGTCTTGATGGCACAAATGCTACAAGCGGAGGATCATCTTTATTTGGTATTGCTGACTATGTATTTAATTATTCTGGGACTCAGATAACAGGAAACCAGTTACCCTCAATTATTAATAATCTTTTAGTTGATAATTCTTCAACATTATCATTAAGTAACTCAATTACATGTAACGATGTAACAGCTATTGGTTTAACACAACTTATAGTTCCTCCCGGTATTGGGCTAACATCAAATGGTGTTGCAACTTTCGGGGATCATAATCTTGGTTCGGGTAACCCATTACTGCTTAAAACCAGTACAACTTCCTTTAGGCCAATTATGGGAACATTTATTAACAACCCTGCCAACGGAGTAATGGGATTAATTTCCTCAGAATTTAGATACACTTCTAGAGGGGGGGATATTAGTAAGTTAGGCGGCAGATCCTACTACTTTTCACCGTCAACTTATGAGGCCACTAGTGGTTTATTTAGTCCTGAAGGAAGTCCTGCTAATGGGGTCAATCCTTTTAGCCACTACAATTTTGGCCCTACACCTGCTAGGGGCTGGGCAAGAATTAGTGATGTTTCAACTGCCTTGCTGACAATGAATGCTTATGGTATTCGATCTGCAACATCTCAAACATTCACAGTAACGGGATTCCCCAACGATCAGGTTTCCTATTCAGTTAGTTTGCCATGCCCATCTCCTTCAAACACTTGGTGGTATATGGTTGGTAATCCTTACCCTGCGGTCATAGATTGGGATTTAATAACGCTACCTGCGGATATTGATAATACCATGTACTATAGAACCTCTACTACTTCTGGTTCAATGTGTACTGATACTTACCAACAAGGATCGGGCGTTGGGACAGCTAATAATGGAACAAACGTTGATGGCAAAATTCCGCCAATGCAAGCCTTCTGGGTTAGGGCAACAGGAACTAGTGGTAGCGCAACTCTTACCATTACTGCTGATGCAAGAGGTCATGTATGGGGAGGTACAAATGCTTTTTATAAAAGTAAACCCAAAACAAAAACTATTCCTAATAAGGAAATTTTCAGCCTTTTCATGTACACTAAGAGTTTAAGAGATCAGTTAATAATTGTTCAGGCAGATTATGCCTATGATGCCTATGACAAATGGGACTCCTTCAAACGGTTTGAGGATGATACATCGAGAGCAGCACTTTACTCCTTTACACCGGAACTATACAAGACTGTAATTCAGTCTATAAAACCAATTTCTGGCGAAAAAATATTCCCAATAGGGCTTTTTAATACATACCCAACCAAAACGTTTAGATTTGAGGCTGATTTTAGTAAAGCATCATCAAAATATAACTATTTTCTTGAGGATACAAAGGATAATATTACGCAGGATCTGAAACAGAATCCAACCTTTACATTCACATCCACTACACTTAAAGATAGTATTGGAACTCGCTTTAAACTTCATGTACTACTTGCACCTAAAGTTATTGTTAATAATTCAGTCTCTTCTTGTTCATCACAAACAGTAGATCTTACAGCATCTTCTATTACTCAAGGATCTGATAACGGTTTAACTTATTCCTATTGGCTTGACTCTAACGCAACCCAGCCATACTCTACTCCAGTAAATGCGGTTGCAGGTACTTACTATATCAAAGGAACTGCGGCAAACGGTTCATATTCTATATCGGCTCCTATTGTTCTAACAAATAACCCGCCAACACTTGTTGCAACTTCTCCAAATGCTGTTTGCGCGCCAATGACAGTTGATCTAACAAAGCCTGAGATAACATCAGGTTCTTCGGCAGGACTATCTTTTACATATTGGACAGATTCAAATGCAACAATAAACTACAGTACCCCTACCGCTGCTACAAGTGGTAACTATTACATAAAGGGAACAGATCCTTATGGATGCTCAACTATTTCTGCACCTATTCAAGTAACTATTAAAACACCACCAACGGTTGTTGCAACTTCTCCAAATGCAGTTTGCTCACCCATGAGAATTGATTTAACTAAGCCCGAAATAACATTAGGTTCTTCGGCAGGGTTGACTCTTACTTACTGGACAGACTCCAAAGCAACGATAAGCTACAGTACACCAGCCTCTGCTACAAATGGTAGTTACTTTATAAAGGGAACGGCTTCTGATGGGTGCTCTACGATATCTGGCCCTATTCAAGTAACCATTAACAACCCACCAACCCTTGTTGCAACTTTTCCAGATGCAGTTTGCTCTCCTGTGACAATTGATTTAACTAAACCCGAGATAACATCAGGTTCATCGAGTGGGCTAACTTTTACATATTGGACAGAT contains:
- a CDS encoding T9SS type A sorting domain-containing protein; the encoded protein is MKRKFILSLVLLLIMMLSNEVTFGATYSAVKSGSWSDPLTWAAGGTTFPGSGDNVTVPLSWTVTLTANAACNNLTLLGTTGTRLAIGDYTLSVNGTLNGPSSSFINNVIITTGTSGELKFVGGSRALFGANWSASHTSAWNWRCEIALNVGAIGTASTHVKMGELIVTAGTFTVGTTVAARDLRIDGDGTDGSGTVTIASGAYLIVTGSMGTRTTLTTTYCGTINIDGTLIIQGARLNGTININSAGVLVMKRLTNTNVVLSNPTNNFTYAAGSTLQYDLEGSIGKINTGAEISQAVSSSLYHLTVNNTNSINLKNDITVNGILKIIPSDIYADAGVVITYGSSGELYYQGASAQTTSSLTFPSVNSPYNFTVDNPMGVTLHDNRTINGTVTVKTSAILDAQGFSIDGTGSFILEPNATIVTAHPNGLDGVNATTGASIYDPTANYVFNAASTQVTGTKLPITLNNLTVDNGSILTLTNNYLTVNGILHVKIGTSFDARGVSIDGTGNFNVEDYSTFITAHPNGLDGTNATSGGSSLFGIADYVFNYSGTQITGNQLPSIINNLLVDNSSTLSLSNSITCNDVTAIGLTQLIVPPGIGLTSNGVATFGDHNLGSGNPLLLKTSTTSFRPIMGTFINNPANGVMGLISSEFRYTSRGGDISKLGGRSYYFSPSTYEATSGLFSPEGSPANGVNPFSHYNFGPTPARGWARISDVSTALLTMNAYGIRSATSQTFTVTGFPNDQVSYSVSLPCPSPSNTWWYMVGNPYPAVIDWDLITLPADIDNTMYYRTSTTSGSMCTDTYQQGSGVGTANNGTNVDGKIPPMQAFWVRATGTSGSATLTITADARGHVWGGTNAFYKSKPKTKTIPNKEIFSLFMYTKSLRDQLIIVQADYAYDAYDKWDSFKRFEDDTSRAALYSFTPELYKTVIQSIKPISGEKIFPIGLFNTYPTKTFRFEADFSKASSKYNYFLEDTKDNITQDLKQNPTFTFTSTTLKDSIGTRFKLHVLLAPKVIVNNSVSSCSSQTVDLTASSITQGSDNGLTYSYWLDSNATQPYSTPVNAVAGTYYIKGTAANGSYSISAPIVLTNNPPTLVATSPNAVCAPMTVDLTKPEITSGSSAGLSFTYWTDSNATINYSTPTAATSGNYYIKGTDPYGCSTISAPIQVTIKTPPTVVATSPNAVCSPMRIDLTKPEITLGSSAGLTLTYWTDSKATISYSTPASATNGSYFIKGTASDGCSTISGPIQVTINNPPTLVATFPDAVCSPVTIDLTKPEITSGSSSGLTFTYWTDSDATINYNTPVSATNGVYYIKAIDSNGCYAVSGPVVATVNISPTVITTNPAAVISPATVDLTVPEITFGSTEGLDYTYWLDAAAVSPYSTPQIAIAGNYYLKGTDINTGCYSIAGPVTVTVNPITGVDPEGLKGIFIYSNENQIYIINCQSNSEIKIYDMLGRLNYSGFTKSLNEVINCNFKTGFYIVKVLNTQNIKTEKVFIH